A window of Yoonia sp. SS1-5 genomic DNA:
GGGCTGGATGCTGGCATCCGCGCCGGCGCTGAACGCGATGGATCATCCGCGTTACGATGTCTGGCCGCTGCGCTGTATGACGTCCTGAGCGGGCGGTATCGGCCCGGGCGCCGTGAATGATGCCTCACCGGCCACCGCATCGGCCAAGGCCGCGCGATAGGCGTTCCGTTCGATTTCGATAGCACCAAGACTGGCCAGATGCGGGGTGATGAACTGCGTGTCAAACAGGCTGAACCCGCCCAGACGGAGCCGATCAACAAGATAGGCCAATGCCACCTTGGACGCATCCGACACGCGGCTGAACATGCTTTCGCCAAAAAACGCAGCCCCAATCGTGACGCCATAGACCCCGCCAACCAATTGATCGTCTTGCCAAACCTCGATGGAATGCGCGGCATCGCGGTCAAACAGGGTGCAGTAGAGATCAAAGATCGTGGCATTGATCCATGTCTCGTCCCGGTCGGCGCATCCGGCGACAACCTGCATGAATGCCTGATCGGTGGTGACGCGCAGATGCCCGCGACGCATCGTCCGCGCCAGACTGCGCGAGATATGGAACCCGTTCAACGGAAATATCCCGCGCATGGTGG
This region includes:
- the aat gene encoding leucyl/phenylalanyl-tRNA--protein transferase — its product is MPDDDNVLTPELLLQAYQIGVFPMSEGRDDPDVFWVDPTMRGIFPLNGFHISRSLARTMRRGHLRVTTDQAFMQVVAGCADRDETWINATIFDLYCTLFDRDAAHSIEVWQDDQLVGGVYGVTIGAAFFGESMFSRVSDASKVALAYLVDRLRLGGFSLFDTQFITPHLASLGAIEIERNAYRAALADAVAGEASFTAPGPIPPAQDVIQRSGQTS